From the genome of Pectobacterium atrosepticum:
TATTCTGGCTACCGAATGCCTGCCATATCCAGTCGATCACCTGTTCCTGATGCTGGGGATAATCAGCCAGATAAACAATGCTCGCCAAAGCCGTGTCCGCCATGACTACACCAGTTTCCCTTGAAAAATCGGCACAGAATCAAATAAATAGCCGTCGAACTCTGGCGCGTCGGCGTCGGAGATTTCCATCAGCGTATTTTTGACATTTTCAAGGTGTTGCCACATCGCCTGATAAGAGCCAGACACATCGCGACGCCGCAGTGCCGCCAGAATAGCCTGATGATCCGCCAGCCATTTCAGGCGATAACCCTGCGTACCAACGTGGGTATAAAGCTGCTGCCAGAGCGCATTATCGTCCCGGCACGCCCAAATATTGCTGACCGTTTCCAGCAGCATCTGGTTTTGCGTCGCGCCAGCAATTTGCAGGTGGAACAAGCGATCGAAATCACCGCGATAATCTTTTACGGCAATCGCGGCTTGCTCTTGCTCCAGTATTTTACGCAGGTTTTCGATATCCGCCCGCGT
Proteins encoded in this window:
- a CDS encoding FCD domain-containing protein, translated to MAKDVVLQEKKQYQEIGCDLRQKIQSGDYPVGSRLPPERNIAETYGVSRTIVREALLMLELEGTVDIRQGSGVYVLRIPDEDDAADSAKNHIGAFEMLQARQLLESNIAAFAARMATRADIENLRKILEQEQAAIAVKDYRGDFDRLFHLQIAGATQNQMLLETVSNIWACRDDNALWQQLYTHVGTQGYRLKWLADHQAILAALRRRDVSGSYQAMWQHLENVKNTLMEISDADAPEFDGYLFDSVPIFQGKLV